gtgactcaaatacatagagtcctaatactctcCTCAAGCTCAGGGTAAACTAGAAACCTGAAGCTTGTCTCTAAGATAGAAAAGAAAACCTAGGACCTAGAACAACCTTCGTAAATATGTCAGCAAGTtgatatttggttgaaataaaattaacttgaaTTTCACTAGTGGcaaccatggttgaaaaaatcgctaggcactCCTCAGGCACttggggagcgcctagcgcctaggatgCCTAGGCgcggattaatcggcgcctaggcgcttgagtattttttttatttttttttaaaaatttatttaggaattcttaattttctaaagactaataattataaagtatataatactttattagttaatactaaattattaaatattaacttgaaaatatctagagtttgtacaatttagtgttatttcgctcaaaatgatgttgttttgagtgatataacccattaaaaaaaaagaacattagttaatcggccgactagtcggtgcctaagaggtctagtcggcgcctaggagCCCTAGGCGGTCAGTGCCTAAACGGCCTAGGCGGTCgtctagccggccagccgcctagaccaccatttaaggtgatacgctaggcagtcgaccggcgcctagcgcctaggcagggATTAATCGACttctaggcgggatttttgcagcACTGGTGGCAACCTTATCCCTGACGAAGTcataatcaatttcaacatgttTGGTACGAGCATAAAAAATTGGATTAGCTCACTGTAGCACCAAGATTGCCACATCATAGCCTTGGAACATGGATGTCAGGGATCTTGATTTCTCGCAGGAGGGACATAATCCAAGTAACTTCAGCACAAACATCTGCTAGAGCTTTGTATTCTGCATCTTTAGAAGATCTAGCAACTGTTCTTTGCTTCTTACATACCCATGATACAAGATTGGTACCCAAGAACACAACATTGCTACTAGTAGACTTACGGTCATCAGGACAACCAACCCAATCAAAATCAGAAAAAGGCATGAAGCTCCCTAGATAATGACCGATTCACACGCAAACCATAAGTTAAAGTCCCTTTAACATACCATAGCACTCGTTTCAATTGCTCCCAGTGTGATATCGCAGGTGCATGCATACGCTGACAGAGTTGATTGACTGCAAAATACAGATCACGACGAGTTATCGTGTGATATTGTAGTGTCCCAGCCAAACTTCTGAATTGCGTTGGATCATCATTTGGATCTGCATTGAAGATAGAGGAAAATACTTTCGTAGTAGAGATAGGAGTAGCCAAAGGTTTACACTCAGCCATACCAGCACGTTTTAATATATCAGTCACATATCGTTGTTGAGAAAGAATAATAGCATTACCACTCTTCACCATCTCAATACCCAGGAAGAAACCTGGTTCACCAAGATCCCTAATCTTGAATGCAGTAGACAACTTTGATAACAAATCATTCACAAGCTTAGGATCATTCCCCATCACaagtatatcatcaacataaactagTAGATATACACAAGCAGCATCTTTAGAGAAATAGAATAAAGACACATCCGTTTTAGAAGCTATGAACCCCACAAAGAGCAAGAATGTATGCAAGCGATTAAACTAAGCCCTAGGAGCTTGTTTAAGCCATATAGAGATCGTTTCAAAAGATACACATGATCAGGTAAGTGAGTATCAACATAACCAGGTGGTTGACACATGTAAACAATCTAAGTCATATTACCATTCAAGAAAGCATTATGAATATCTAATTGTCGTATAACCCAACTAGAAGAGATAGCTAAACTCAAAAGCAACCTGACAGTGGTTGGTTTCACAACTGGACTGAATGTATCAAAAAAGTCTTGACCAGGTACCTGATTAAAACCCTTGGCAACCAACTGTGCTTTGTGTGTTTCTATTAAACCATCAGCTTTCCACTTTGTACGGAAAACCCATTTGCAACCAATAATATTCTTACCTAGACGTGGAGGAACAAGAACCCATGGCTTCACGCTATTGAGGAAATTTGACCGCTTGCGTGCAACATGTGGGTTCAGAATGATAAACCTAAGTAGAGAGAGCAGTGTGAGGTGCAACAGACTGATTCTTAGTGGCCATAGCATGAGTGCGGATGATTGGTCTAGTTGATCACCCTCGAGGCTGTCCTCTCTGACGCGACGGAACAACAATAGTAGTAACAACCACAATAGGTTCGGGTAGGTCAGATGGAGCGGTGGTGGTGCGTGGCACATAAAGGAAAAATTTAGCCCAGGGACGAGACTCACCAGGAGGAGATGGTGGTACAGTATTATGCTAAAATGGGAACACCTACTCATCAAATTTCACATGTCTGCAAACATATATTTTGTTAGTTTGTAAATCCATGCATCTATACCCCTTAAAAGACTCTGGGTAACCAAGGAAGACACAGGGAGAAGATTTATAAGACATCTTATGACGATTGTAgggacgcaagtgaggataactgatgttgtgtgtatggtggtgatggtgaagtgaaggtggtaaaacgaagagtcaagaccccccgagtgtcgtgtctctcaaggatgacgaatgggaatcgaattggtgtgttggcatctaagaggttgaaggaaaagagttacgggaatggctaggagttggattcattggtaagagggtaaggttgataaaagttgtttaaaataaagaaaagtaaagtggagattggagctctaggcttttccatgtggtttatctttggtcggTTTTGCGATtgcaagtcgtggaatagactagggagttcatggcacactaccaagtggcgtcacactttggactcccacatcctcattcggttggggcatttcatcgaacactttgtctaccactcctctcggatcttgtccttccggactaagagcggagatgtgggtgagtgagactcgtgggtggccgctatcgcgcacacactcacttcctttgggtttgctatctaatgtggccacaaaaagCACAAaacttgaagaacatcatccacacaagttcaacatctaacaagcaagcaattcacaattcaaagcaataatattaaacatccacatagatctaacatggggccaccaatcccctatctaatatactctagcatactaataaacaagaacaagaagggaaaattcaaagaaacaagtattgaattagaaattgaagagaatggttaccacccttgaaaaaggggatcttacaaccttgatcttgaatcccaatcttcattcttgcccttgatctattctaaactatggaAGGAAGGATTTTTCCCctaagaggggagaaaaccctctagatctatctatTCTAtcctatcaattttctgatctccttctaggtttagggcaaaagggatttatatatgtgacaaagaaaaggaacaaatttcccaaaatagtccttggcccgaccacgcttgctcacacgcgtgtgagtggtgtggtggctctctggaatgattccacgcctagccacacgcgtgtgaggctacgtgagacgctactgcatttcggcttgtttgtcttttgctctattttagcttaaAATCCCTCTCGAACctgtaaaatacttcaaaactctttctagaaatgttgttagaagaaattgatcgcatttgagctgaaatgcatgcaattgttgtaattggatgtcaaaacgatgcgcttttaatctaataaagacccctaataagtgctattcttggtgcttatcaataacaaagacaaccaaacgcACGTAGGAAGAAATAGGATGGAGGAGACTTGCGCTAGGTAAGATAAGGAATGGAGTTTTTTAAGACAGTAAATGGCATTTTGTTGATCAAGTAAACAACAGTTTCAAAAACATAGTCCTAGAAACGAGAGAGAATAGAAGCACGAGCCAAGAGAGTAAGACCTGTTTCAACAACATGTCTATGCTTTCGTTCGACTCGGCCATTCTGTTTATGAGTATAGGCACAAGACTGCCTATAATTGAGCCCTAACTGAACAAACAAGGAATGCAACTTTTTGAATTCAGCTCCTAAATCAGATTGTATAGCTTTGATTGTTCGATTAAACGATCGCTCAACCAAAGCCCGAAACTGATCAAATATAGCATACAAATCAGATTTTAATCGCATAGGAATGATTCAAGTctaacgagaatggtcatcaacaaaaagaacaaagtaGCGATAACCAGTAGACGATATAATAGGAGCTAGACCCCAAATATTAGTATAGATTAAATCAAGAACATTCGAACTAACCCAACTGACATGCTGAACACAAACAAGAACTAGAACGATTACTACTATTCGAACAAATAATAGAAcacaaaggaagaatatgacTCAAAACGCTTTGATGGGgattgataagactccgagatacccttatttcaggcacattttagggtgtcttatcacgtctatagcatccttatttggtaaattatgtgcgtaaatgcttgaaaatcactaacggatgcacggaagctacttttagcttaaaagaagcaaaacaggagccccgggagcgaataggaccaaaagatgagctttaagagcaaaccaggcaagagcggagcaccgaaggaccaatctggaaggccacacgcgtgtgagcaagcgtggaaattttccagaagctccccacgcacgctcacacgcgtgtgagaggcatggagactgcaatgcgcgaatttcagctagggttgtcatttcgaagactatttaaacccctttgatgaattttcaggccaggattccagaattttagttttcccttttcttagtttttcctttggagaactttctccattttttcttagtttttagattagatcaatctccattgtagaagacaacaagcttggattgaagatcttcttctctctaggtgatctctatttcatttctataattttagctatcttgttcttggattaaattagcttttgcttgcatttcatatcatgagtagctaatttagtctagggatttggattgtgtgattgaatattgcttttgtgatgatcttatttctatatcttggatctatgagtttgcgttgatggattatctattcttgtcttttgattgttgttttgatgagatcttgtttggatttggccaatctagatgagagattgagctcttgactctttcatttctttgattagagttaggatttgaagctttacacaatcaaagttcctatagacttcttaagaatagtaggatagtgtgtagcttaagtgtttgataaaattcctcttagaactttggatgcttgaaggcactcctaagtcaaagaagccttagtacacaaggtggaaaaagactaagacaacacactcttgagtagacaatatcctagcaatcatAATCCATGatcttagactctcactatgcaatattcatgaacactatccaatccctaccctttttacatattcacaaaatcacttttactttactactctcttacactcaaaccaaccaatgaactactctcactcacaaatcacacttcaccacactcgagtcctatgcatgatccaatcaagtaaactcccgaatgtttgacacacacctccacgtccctccttcgagaccgacactcggggagtcacatactttccgttttaacataaatatcttttgacatttcaccctatgcacgcaagttgtTGTCAGAATGgcaccgttgccggggagggcaataggttgtcatatgtttttgtttactttgattgaatgaatgctagatttgagaaatgttaatccattccatttaattttatttcgtttttacttgtttttgctactaacccaattgactacttctagtcaattgtggaaatttttgtttcattgaaaattttactaggtgaatgcacacgagagcaaaaggaaaccaaggtttactaccctacattcctgaaattaatagagcaactagaaggaaaaatatccaaggatcactaatggcttcatcaagcgcaacaagaaatccacaaggaagaggcacaacaatACCAAATCCACAAgtaccaattaaccatgaagaaccgatcattgaagaaccacaagctaacagagcaaataatcaagagaacattcgtgaagagggatattatggaaatcctcaagaaccacaaagatcaattgcagattacatgactccggattttaacatgcacaactcaatctatgtacctccaatggagaacgtcagctttcacgtgcatccaactattctcacactggttcaaaatagtc
This portion of the Ipomoea triloba cultivar NCNSP0323 chromosome 5, ASM357664v1 genome encodes:
- the LOC116020180 gene encoding uncharacterized protein LOC116020180 is translated as MADSSMVVLSLGPVRAVFSVVADSVVRVEIMVAAMAGGIRDASCVVATNHATTDIAALSTSEECTGGDTLRVGDVYVDDILVMGNDPKLVNDLLSKLSTAFKIRDLGEPGFFLGIEMVKSGNAIILSQQRYVTDILKRAGMAECKPLATPISTTKVFSSIFNADPNDDPTQFRSLAGTLQYHTITRRDLYFAVNQLCQRSFMPFSDFDWVGCPDDRKSTSSNVVFLGTNLVSWVCKKQRTVARSSKDAEYKALADVCAEVTWIMSLLREIKIPDIHVPRL